In the genome of Drosophila subpulchrella strain 33 F10 #4 breed RU33 chromosome 2L, RU_Dsub_v1.1 Primary Assembly, whole genome shotgun sequence, one region contains:
- the LOC119547868 gene encoding RNA-binding motif protein, X-linked 2 yields MNPLTNMKNVLKLSEHELQHGGKKSWHDMYRDSAWIFVAGFPYTLSEGDLICVFSQYGEVVNINLIRDSKTGKSKGFCFLCYEDQRSTVLAVDNLNGIKIMDRTLRVDHVLDYKPPKENEKMDEETLRLYMEGCAPKPQIQHIKTEKSKDAKKYR; encoded by the exons ATGAATCCCCTaacaaatatgaaaaatgtgCTTAAACTAAGCGAACACGAACTGCAACATGGAGGAAAGAAGAGCTGGCACGATATGTACAGGGACTCGGCCTGGATTTTCGTGGCAGGATTTCCCTATACCCTTTCGGAGGGCGATTTAATCTGCGTGTTTTCCCAGTATGGCGAAGTGGTGAACATCAATCTGATCCGGGACTCAAAAACTGGAAAGTCCAag GGCTTTTGTTTCCTGTGCTACGAGGACCAAAGATCCACAGTTCTGGCCGTCGACAATCTAAACGGCATCAAGATCATGGATAGAACACTGAGGGTCGATCATGTGTTAGACTATAAGCCTCCTAAGGAAAACGAGAAGATGGACGAGGAGACCCTACGACTTTATATGGAAGGCTGTGCACCAAAACCTCAAATTCAACACATCAAAACCGAGAAATCAAAAGACGCCAAGAAGTATAGATGA